Proteins encoded within one genomic window of Candidatus Poribacteria bacterium:
- a CDS encoding sulfatase-like hydrolase/transferase, with translation MHTPGTNLLYIHSDQHNPYVTGCYGDQLVQTPHLDNLAAEGIVFENVYCPSPICVPSRMSMLSGRYPYENAVWTNSHVLDSGIPTFAHAMGAAGYQPMLIGRMHALGPDQLHGYTDRLVGDHGPNYHGGRGVDHGELSGTAGPARVSLEKSGAGQSAYQVHDEDVTAATVDYLNRLGVQKRAGLLDTPFSISVGFMLPHQPFVARQEDYQLYDGRMTMPQNPEPFSEALHPYFQWWREKCGIIEVSDAEIIRARTAYWALVTRMDVMIGQILGALRENGLDENTLILYSSDHGEQVGEHGLWWKQTFYEHSVKVPAILSWRGTLPEGVRCDRVVSSLDLNATMLDALGALSLPHSRGRSTLPLLRGEDTDWEDIAFSEYCTDDGCYHRMVRDRDWKLNYYHGQPPQLFNVKEDPNELHDRVDDPVCRNILAQLTEKVLDGWDPDWVAAQIKAKRADTQILGRWGRNTQPADQYRWSLLSEMDYLD, from the coding sequence ATGCACACGCCAGGTACCAATCTGCTTTATATTCATTCTGATCAGCACAACCCTTATGTAACCGGTTGTTATGGCGATCAGTTGGTCCAGACCCCTCATCTCGATAATCTCGCTGCCGAAGGCATTGTGTTTGAAAACGTCTATTGTCCGTCTCCTATCTGTGTACCGTCTCGGATGTCAATGTTGAGCGGACGCTACCCTTACGAGAACGCTGTGTGGACCAACAGCCATGTGCTTGATTCCGGGATTCCCACTTTTGCACATGCGATGGGGGCAGCAGGGTATCAACCTATGCTTATCGGACGGATGCACGCACTGGGACCGGATCAGCTGCACGGGTATACTGACCGCCTCGTTGGGGACCACGGACCGAATTATCACGGTGGACGAGGGGTTGACCACGGCGAACTGTCTGGCACAGCGGGACCGGCGCGTGTCAGCCTTGAAAAATCTGGGGCGGGTCAGAGTGCGTATCAGGTTCACGATGAAGACGTGACTGCTGCAACAGTGGATTATCTCAATCGGCTCGGTGTTCAGAAACGGGCGGGACTTTTAGATACACCCTTTTCAATCTCCGTTGGGTTTATGTTGCCGCATCAACCTTTCGTTGCGAGGCAGGAGGATTATCAACTTTATGACGGGCGGATGACGATGCCTCAAAATCCTGAACCCTTTTCAGAAGCGTTGCATCCCTACTTCCAGTGGTGGCGTGAGAAGTGTGGGATTATTGAGGTTTCCGATGCGGAGATTATCCGCGCACGCACGGCGTATTGGGCGTTGGTAACTCGGATGGACGTGATGATTGGGCAGATTTTGGGGGCACTCCGAGAAAACGGGTTGGATGAGAACACCCTCATCCTCTATAGCTCGGATCACGGCGAGCAGGTCGGTGAGCATGGGCTTTGGTGGAAACAGACATTTTATGAGCATTCGGTGAAGGTCCCCGCGATTTTGTCGTGGCGCGGCACTTTACCGGAAGGCGTGCGATGCGATCGCGTTGTCAGTTCATTGGATTTGAATGCGACGATGCTCGATGCCCTTGGGGCACTTTCTTTACCGCATTCTCGTGGACGAAGCACTTTACCGCTTCTCCGTGGTGAGGATACAGATTGGGAGGACATCGCCTTCTCTGAATACTGTACCGATGACGGCTGCTACCATCGGATGGTTCGAGACAGAGATTGGAAACTTAATTATTATCACGGGCAACCGCCGCAGCTCTTCAACGTTAAAGAAGATCCGAACGAGTTACATGACCGCGTAGATGATCCAGTGTGCCGAAACATCTTGGCACAATTGACAGAGAAGGTTTTGGACGGTTGGGACCCAGATTGGGTCGCAGCGCAAATAAAAGCAAAGCGCGCGGACACACAAATTCTCGGTCGTTGGGGACGAAATACACAACCAGCAGATCAATACCGTTGGAGTCTGCTATCAGAAATGGATTATCTGGATTGA
- a CDS encoding phytanoyl-CoA dioxygenase family protein: MANSPILKGEPFSEEKTKQIAEQFFRDGFVHIPGVLTDGEVAALRDKSDEFFADPELMEITNPELADVRYIQMGAHAESKETLPFILRNTIELDPIFRDMLLREPILSLAEAIVGENCKFCGQNVLRNLPGLSIDTWHVDGSVHFPVTEEMPRHDPRLRMPVMWFTVQMALNDIDTIEEGPTQYVRGSHYSGRHPNNQENPEFEGNKPVSIFCKAGDIYLQDPQCWHRGAPNLSNKTRYIIQSQYAAYWAYWRFSLCNGVPVPEEVLQNADDRLINLLGRPRVSALN; encoded by the coding sequence ATGGCAAACAGTCCAATACTCAAAGGTGAGCCTTTTAGCGAAGAGAAAACGAAACAGATTGCTGAACAATTCTTCCGTGATGGATTCGTACATATTCCGGGGGTGCTGACCGATGGAGAGGTCGCCGCACTACGGGATAAGTCTGACGAATTTTTCGCGGATCCGGAACTTATGGAAATAACGAATCCAGAATTGGCGGATGTCAGGTATATCCAAATGGGGGCGCATGCTGAATCCAAGGAAACGCTACCCTTCATTTTACGGAACACGATTGAACTCGACCCAATCTTCCGGGATATGCTCCTCCGTGAACCAATTCTAAGTTTGGCAGAGGCGATCGTCGGTGAGAACTGCAAGTTTTGTGGACAAAACGTGCTTCGGAATCTCCCCGGTCTCTCGATCGACACGTGGCATGTTGACGGTTCAGTACACTTCCCTGTTACCGAAGAGATGCCGCGCCACGATCCGCGCCTACGGATGCCTGTGATGTGGTTCACTGTCCAGATGGCGTTGAACGATATCGATACAATCGAGGAGGGACCGACGCAATACGTGCGCGGCAGCCATTACTCTGGCAGACATCCGAACAATCAGGAGAACCCAGAATTTGAAGGGAATAAACCTGTCTCTATTTTCTGCAAGGCGGGCGACATCTACCTACAGGACCCACAGTGTTGGCACCGCGGCGCACCAAACCTTTCCAATAAGACCCGTTACATTATACAATCGCAGTACGCAGCGTACTGGGCATATTGGCGATTCAGTCTTTGCAACGGTGTACCTGTGCCTGAAGAGGTGCTGCAAAATGCGGATGATCGGTTAATAAATCTCTTAG